CACCTTCTCTCTCCACTGTGCGCTATTCTGCAGGTTCTCCTGACCCCTGCCCAGAGCCAATTTCTGGGCATAAGAGCTTCTGCTGACTGGgcttgttaggtgaatcccacccataaTATGTTTCCATCCTATCTTCTTCCAAATTTGTAGGGCAGGCTGAGAATCTAACCTATCAAGTTATTCCAGTATCTTTCAatgtggaatggggtggggaaatgggacAGTAGTGTAAGCaaacatgcatgcacaaacacaaGCATATAGATTATCTTAAAATGTTGTGAGCCAAGACTGGAGGTTGACTTTCTAATTGTTTTTGCAGGTACTTCATAAAAGCCGGGACTCCTACTTTTTTGGTTTTGGTCAAACTTGCACCTTTCTCTAAAAACTACTTCTTTGGGAAGAAGGTCCACCAACTAAAGTGAATgaacatttgggggtgggggggaatacaACACACAATGGAACAAGGCCTCTTTAGATTTATAAATTTTCAGATTTAAGATTTATAAAGACGGAACATTGTGTACACATGTATCTTCTTCTGCAACAATTGAGATGGCAAATTTTCTAATCCTAATCACAGAAACTGCACCTGCACTTCTATTTAATTGGGAATAAGCATCGTTCGCatttccttaaaagtaaaggAATAGAACAAAACTGGGCATACGTTAAGTAGAAAACCTCaccctccactgtcaaaggcagtatgcctctgaatagcagttgcggagtatcacaggtggggagaatgtTGTGGCATTTGGGTCCTTCTCACACGTATCTGCTTGGGCACTGTAAGTACAACATACTGAATTATATGGGTCTCTTTTTttacctgatctagcagggctcctgtTATGTTATTCACCTAGATATTTAATACACTGAGTTTTGCTTGAGAgaaacagatccccccccccccgaagatctGATTAGTTCTTGAAGTATCCAATTTgccataaaccaggcatccccaaactgcggccctccagatgttttggcctacaactcccatgacccctagctaacaggaccagtggttgtagaagatgggaattgtagtccgaaacatctggagggccaaagtttggggatgcctgccataaaccGTGTTAATCTCAATGGGGCTTCTACTTGCAGCTTGGGGCAACACAGTATAACTTTACAGATTTAAGTGCCATAAAATAAGTGTATCTGGGGGTCAGGGAGCATACTTGCATCCAATGCTATGCAAGCACAGCTAACAATTCTGTTTTAGGAATAGTTAGAATGGGGGGGACCCCCTAAATGCCTGCCATATGTTGTTACTTTTCCAATAGCTTCATACAAAGGGTTTGCCTGCTCAGTAGGCACAGAGATTAAACCAAAGCTGCGATTTATTCACTACTGTCTTGTGCACTTCAGCAAAGGAATGTGGAATGCCATTGTTGAGAGCTTTACAATTTTGCTGGCTTTTTGCTGTGACAAGATCGCATTAACCTATCttttaaaataggttttaaaaGGAGCTGGGcacattttatatattatattataaattaTGGTTTAAATTTCTGGAAGTACATTTCTTACACCTACCCAGTTGCTAACGTTGTGGCCATAGTAGCATCCTTTGCCATGCTGCTAACATACaagtaataaaacataaaatgacTTGTTTCTAGAGTACAATATCTCAAGGACGCGCCTTCACACTGAGTCTATCTATGGCATCCCTCTATATACAGCTTAATTGTTTTTGAAGTGCTCTCATGCAAGTGCTTTCTGAACTTGGAAATGACATAACTTTTCATGGAGGTGGGAAGATCCAGTAAACGCAACTTAAGGCGTAAGGCAAGGGATGTGCTGGACAGCAACTAACTCCTGAGTTCAACCTATATAGAAGGGCAAGTACTACCTGAACAAGCTTGGCTAGTGCTTGTCTCCAGGGAAAAGGAGATACCAAACTGCTGCTTGACTTTTGAAATTAGACCTTTGTTGTATAGCAAATAAAGAACAGGAGTGTTTTACAATAAGGCACTTTCGGCCGGGAAACAAATTCATTACTGCAGTTAGATTTCGGTTTATTAGCTCATCTGTTCTTGCTCCTTGGAACGTAAGGCTTTAATATAATCCATGGTAGAATTAAAAACCAGTCACCTTTCGGCTAGGAAGAGCATTTTACCTTTTCAGAAGTTGGTATCAAATATATTTGATATCAGAAGAGATTTTCCCTGGACTGGACCAAGCACAGTTAGGAAGTCATAGGTGCCCTTAAGCTGATACCCATAACTAGCAAGGCTGCAGCCACTTTAAAAGGTTAACATCTGGTCCTTTAGAAGACTAAGGGGAGCAGAGGGCAAATGAAGTGACCAATCCTTTTTCAGCTGTAGGCatctgcttacgaatttttcattttcaaaaagaaatctGTTACTTTGGTGGCATTTAAATTGTCTCATAATTGTCTGACCAGGTATTACTATTAGAATGAGCCTTGATCAGCAAGGAGTCCAGTGTTCTATGAAAGGTCGATTAGTGCATGGGCTGCCAACCCAATGATGGCTAGAAAATTTATAGCATGCTACACTCAGAACACGGTGATCCAAGCACCTGTGAATCTTGTGTGGAGGAgcactctacagcaggggtccccaaacttacccagctttgggcagGTGCACGGCAGGGGAGCGCGCCCCCATACACGGGAGCGCATGCTATTTCCGGcgtacttccgggttggaggagggccggaaatagcttgtgtgcatgcgcacgggcctcctctgacccggaagtgcgccagaaatgacgcatgcacacaagctctTTCCGATGCTCCAGCCACCTGGAAGTGGGCAACCGCACCACGCTGTTAAGAGCAGGCAGCATGGGTTGCAGGAGGCCGtataaaagagcctcgcgggccacatccggcccgcaggccttagtttggggaagcctgttccacagcaacccaggtcatgGCTTCAGCCATTTGCAGTCCATCTTTTCACAATCATGCCCATGCAGGTTATTTACCCATGTGCTTATAATGTTGAAAGGTGAGCAGCCATATAGTAGAGGCTCAAGCCATTGCATGCGATGCAGCACAGGttacagagggaagagaaaccacgGTAGATGCTCAGTCTGCTTGTCAGCTCCCTGTAATGAGAATCCAGTTGACGCAGCCGCATAAACGACTTATGCTGGAACCACCCAGCATCCTCTCCCAAGCCATAGCTTTGCTCAATCAGGTGCATTTCGGCCATAATATCTGAAGTCACTTGCCCAAACCACTGAGCATTTAGAGCAGCAACTATGACACAAATGAAGAAGACTGTAATCTGGAAAGGAAAGACAGTTATGCTATGAGCTATTTATTGTCGGGTAGCATCAGCTGGTATGTGGGGGGTTTTCATATCACATGTAGCTGCAATCGCTTTGCAGGAATAATATTTGGATTCATGGCTGGTACCTAGGCAGGTTCCTGTGGCCCCAGCAATGCATATCATCCTTAAAATAACCCAGTGGGTTGGCCCTGCCATTGCATTTTCAAATTAGGATTAATAGGGTATATTTCAGTGCAAGATGTTCCATTCCTGTGCCAAGTCACCAAACACTGCCCCTCCACCTACTGTCTGAATGCTACCCCCTACCAGCCGTGGTTACAGGAAACACAAAGAGGGCTCTGTTAGTAAGCGTGGGTGGCTTCTTGGTCTGACCACTTCTTCCTAAGGCAGGCATGCCATCACAAGCGAGGCCATGTAACAAAGCAGAATGGCGGACTAACGGATGCACGTGATATTTAAAAGAGGGAGCTCACTACCTGCATGGTTTCTTCCTCATTGAGAAGTTCGCTGGGGTGACACATGGCAAATATGGTCAGGTTGATGAAAGCACAAGCTGAGCCAATGTGGAAGTAATAAGGGAAGAGGCAACTCTGAATAAATCCAAATGTATGTTGTGAGAGATTGTTGCCCATCACAAAACCTGCAAGAACAAGTGGGGCGAACACAAAGGAACAAGGTTATTTAAATGATACAGATGCTAAAAATAATACcgtagctatttttttaaaaaaaccattggaTGCAAAATACAGTTTTGGATAATctcttctagcttcagactggcttatttccattttttattagGGTTTTCCACACTTGGTGGTTTTACcttcacatcatcatcatcatcattcagctGCTTGGTGTCTAGGAATATAGACTCGCCAATCCAGAAAGTACATATCCTTGCCGACCAGTGTTAATCCCTATTTGCCCAGCCTACATCTTGCTGCCAAGCTAAAGTAGCCCTTTTCCCCTTTCTAAATTCACTGCATATGCCAGTCCAGAGCAATCCCATTTCTCCCAATGTTGAATCCCTCCCTAAATAAATTAACTGTGATTAATTTGACCTTTAAGCATCTATGTGCAAAGAGTGGGGGTGTGGAATGGTCCCAACATACTGGCTATAAAAGTCACCCATATCTGCATTCCCCAGAAAGTTGAAAGGAAAACCAAATGGAGCACTTTCACTAAGGTCGGGGGATGAGCATCTGTGGACATGGTACTTCAAGAAGATAGTCGCTTGCAACTCCCTTGGCCAAACTTCAACTTGGGAGACTCTTGTTTTACCTGTTCAGACACACTGAGAGGCAAAAGAAAGTTATTTTAGCTTCAAAGTAGTCAGAAATGTCCTGTGCCCTCAAAATTAAAGTGTAATTGTCACATATGTGTTCTCTCACACCAGTATTCTTAGGGGTATATGTTTTGTATTGCTGCTGTGAAGGAGTTGAATTTAAATGGACCAGCTAATAGTGCTTAACGAAATTCTCAGCCAGTGCTCCCAAGAGAAAGCTACGGTATTCTGAGACATCTGCAAACAGTGGCACTTATAACCTCCCCTTTTGACTAGACTGATAAAAGGATGGCCAGGTCAGCTCACCATATGCCACCATAAAGCCAGGTGCAGGTTTTAAACGGCTTCGGGCAACATCTGGAACCATTGATGCCAATGAGCGTTTAACCACTGATTGCAGAGGGATGTGAGTTGCATTCTTAAAGACTTGGAACACAGACTTCTTCTTTATTCCTTTTCCCCCAGCATTTATTCCATGGTCTTTGGATTACAGTGGAGGGAAGCTTCTCTGTTACTTAAGGTAAATTCTGACCCCAGTCAATGCTGGGTAAAGTAGGTCTGGGATTAGCTCAAAGCAATTATTCCAGCCCACCAAAAATTAGGGCCACTTCCAGTGTCACAAATTTatgttgtagtccgaaaacagctggagacccaagtttgggaaaccctgctagaGGAAATGTTCCATGTGTGGTGGTTGCCATGTGAGGGGCACATCAATTATGGAGAAATTCTTTAAATgtccagagtgctttaacaaaGTGGATGCAAAGGGCATAATGTAAATTTTGGTATGGGCCCAAACCATTAGAATGGTGTGGGCTAGCAGAAACGCAAAGTCATACATCATTTGTATCTAGAAAAACACAAGCAGGAATGAAAATAATTATTCAGTAATTGTCTATAGCAGGTCCCACAGCCATCCTCCAATCACCTACCAAAAATACACTTGCCGTTACAGACCCTCAGGTGGTGAATCAACTACAAATGTAGATTCCGACTGACAGTTGCTCATCAAAGCCAATTGCTATAACAAGAGAGTCCATACCTGAATTTATTTGAAATGGTTTtacatggtttttattgtattgtgaaactGTTTTGAGAGGCTTCATGGGAAGTGACTCCTAAAATGTTGTTATGGATTGCAGCAACATGCTCCTTATTCCAAGCtgtaaaacattttcagcagggtaACACACATCCTGATCTGAACAGAATACTGCATAAAATATAGGAAGAGCAAACAAGGAGAGTAACAGGTTTTTTCCACTCCTTAAACTTCTAAGTACCTCAAGATGGGCAGTTTACTTTCATAGAAACACATAAGCTGACACTTGTCTTCCTCATCCCTTCACCCTGCAACACAAAAGGGAAACTCGGAGGCTAGTAAAAGACAAATACCGTTTTCCCCAAGGGATTCTCAGATAAATTGCAACTAGGAGTACAGTACATGAACAAGAACTCTGCATAAAGGAATCCCGCGATTATAAATTGCAGTCTTGATCCCCTTAGTAGGGTTAATACTGTCACGTCCCTTCAGTCTGAAATAATAATATCAGGTGCTGCAGCCGAGTAGGTGGCCAAAGACATTTCAAACGCGTTTTCAGCGACTAGCAAGCTGAAATATTAACTTCAAAACAAAACTTTCCTTACCACCGATGAATAACGTTGCACAAGTGCGTTTTTCAGTGTGTCACTCAGACTCCCCGCCGCCCAATGCTAGAATCTCAGAAACACAAACACTAGCAAAGCTGTCGGACAGATCCCAAAACAAGAAAAATGGCATCGTTACCATCAAAATAAGCAGGGTCGGAAAGGATACGATCAAGAGCTAGTCACAACACTCAAAAGCAGCGGGTCCACTACCACACATCCCACATCAAACGGTCCCCAAACGCGGCCAGATAATCTGCATAGAAAGCATTTCGCTGTGCAAACAGACGGAACTACATCCCGGAACTGGgaaggaaagcccccccccttgcGGCAGGAATGCAGAGACTGGGCGATAGGGAAATCCTCGTGCTGCTAAAAAGGAGCCAGAAACGCAAGTGGAGGGGGGCGTGTCGCGATGTGCAAGTATGCACAGGGGGACTTTTCTCTTTTGCAAGTGCTCTTTTACCTACGACTGGAGGAAACTTCAGCCCGTACCCCACCCCAGCAATCGTGTGGGAAAACGGGTGCCAGTCCGAGAGAGTGGCGGCCCCCTCGTGGCAGGCAGTTGCTCGGGCGGGGTCTTTGGGGCAGGCTGCTCAgccaagggggaagggggcaggactgGTCGCCGCGGGGCTTGCAAAGATCACTCCAgatcctcctgcccccccccccacctatctCCTTAGCTCGCCTGGGTGGAAGCGAACCCCCTTACCCGACTCCCTTCTGAGTTAAAGGTTTCCCACCTCGTTCATCCGGCGGATCTCCCCAGTTCTCCTTTTCCCACTCCGAGGCGGGGCCAGCGGTGGGTGGGAGTCTCGGCCTCTGGAGAGACGTCGCCTTTGCCCTAGTTTATTTTTcctgagcccccaccccccatcatcACCGAGGCTTTAACAGCTGCCTCCTTTGCTGAGGTGGAAGCTCTCAACCCCATAAAACCCGAGGACAGATGACAAAAGCAAGGGAGTTGCGCCATATTCAAAGCGCCAGCTTCTCAGTAGCACAGAACGCCTGCGTTTTTGAAGAAGGTTCCTGTGCAGCTCAGCTGCCTTATGTCCAACTTTAGTACCTTGGTCTAGTAAAAGCTAGCCTGCATCTCAACCATGGGGGTCATACTTGGTTTCACTTATGGCACTTCAGCCCTAAGCCCCTTTCCATAGAGCCAGAACAAGCTGGCAGAGCTATGCAGATGGGAGGAAAGTACCCCTGCATTGGGGAGCTGAGGTTTGCAGAGAGTCATGTTTGTTTCTGCAAAAGCAAGTACCTAACTAGAGGTGTCATAACTCTCCAGTGGGTAACGTGGTGCTCCAGTGGGTAACGTGGGGTGGTGTTGAGAGCTTTACAATTTTGCTGGCTTTTTGCTGTGACAAGATCGCATTAACCTATCttttaaaataggttttaaaaGGAGCTGGGcacattttatatattatattataaattaTGGTTTAAATTTCTGGAAGTACATTTCTTACACCTACCCAGTTGCTAACGTTGTGGCCATAGTAGCATCCTTTGCCATGCTGCTAACATACaagtaataaaacataaaatgacTTGTTTCTAGAGTACAATATCTCAAGGACGCGCCTTCACACTGAGTCTATCTATGGCATCCCTCTATATACAGCTTAATTGTTTTTGAAGTGCTCTCATGCAAGTGCTTTCTGAACTTGGAAATGACATAACTTTTCATGGAGGTGGGAAGATCCAGTAAACGCAACTTAAGGCGTAAGGCAAGGGATGTGCTGGACAGCAACTAACTCCTGAGTTCAACCTATATAGAAGGGCAAGTACTACCTGAACAAGCTTGGCTAGTGCTTGTCTCCAGGGAAAAGGAGATACCAAACTGCTGCTTGACTTTTGAAATTAGACCTTTGTTGTATAGCAAATAAAGAACAGGAGTGTTTTACAATAAGGCACTTTCGGCCGGGAAACAAATTCATTACTGCAGTTAGATTTCGGTTTATTAGCTCATCTGTTCTTGCTCCTTGGAACGTAAGGCTTTAATATAATCCATGGTAGAATTAAAAACCAGTCACCTTTCGGCTAGGAAGAGCATTTTACCTTTTCAGAAGTTGGTATCAAATATATTTGATATCAGAAGAGATTTTCCCTGGACTGGACCAAGCACAGTTAGGAAGTCATAGGTGCCCTTAAGCTGATACCCATAACTAGCAAGGCTGCAGCCACTTTAAAAGGTTAACATCTGGTCCTTTAGAAGACTAAGGGGAGCAGAGGGCAAATGAAGTGACCAATCCTTTTTCAGCTGTAGGCatctgcttacgaatttttcattttcaaaaagaaatctGTTACTTTGGTGGCATTTAAATTGTCTCATAATTGTCTGACCAGGTATTACTATTAGAATGAGCCTTGATCAGCAAGGAGTCCAGTGTTCTATGAAAGGTCGATTAGTGCATGGGCTGCCAACCCAATGATGGCTAGAAAATTTATAGCATGCTACACTCAGAACACGGTGATCCAAGCACCTGTGAATCTTGTGTGGAGGAgcactctacagcaggggtccccaaacttacccagctttgggcagGTGCACGGCAGGGGAGCGCGCCCCCATACACGGGAGCGCATGCTATTTCCGGcgtacttccgggttggaggagggccggaaatagcttgtgtgcatgcgcacgggcctcctctgacccggaagtgcgccagaaatgacgcatgcacacaagctctTTCCGATGCTCCAGCCACCTGGAAGTGGGCAACCGCACCACGCTGTTAAGAGCAGGCAGCATGGGTTGCAGGAGGCCGtataaaagagcctcgcgggccacatccggcccgcaggccttagtttggggaagcctgttccacagcaacccaggtcatgGCTTCAGCCATTTGCAGTCCATCTTTTCACAATCATGCCCATGCAGGTTATTTACCCATGTGCTTATAATGTTGAAAGGTGAGCAGCCATATAGTAGAGGCTCAAGCCATTGCATGCGATGCAGCACAGGttacagagggaagagaaaccacgGTAGATGCTCAGTCTGCTTGTCAGCTCCCTGTAATGAGAATCCAGTTGACGCAGCCGCATAAACGACTTATGCTGGAACCACCCAGCATCCTCTCCCAAGCCATAGCTTTGCTCAATCAGGTGCATTTCGGCCATAATATCTGAAGTCACTTGCCCAAACCACTGAGCATTTAGAGCAGCAACTATGACACAAATGAAGAAGACTGTAATCTGGAAAGGAAAGACAGTTATGCTATGAGCTATTTATTGTCGGGTAGCATCAGCTGGTATGTGGGGGGTTTTCATATCACATGTAGCTGCAATCGCTTTGCAGGAATAATATTTGGATTCATGGCTGGTACCTAGGCAGGTTCCTGTGGCCCCAGCAATGCATATCATCCTTAAAATAACCCAGTGGGTTGGCCCTGCCATTGCATTTTCAAATTAGGATTAATAGGGTATATTTCAGTGCAAGATGTTCCATTCCTGTGCCAAGTCACCAAACACTGCCCCTCCACCTACTGTCTGAATGCTACCCCCTACCAGCCGTGGTTACAGGAAACACAAAGAGGGCTCTGTTAGTAAGCGTGGGTGGCTTCTTGGTCTGACCACTTCTTCCTAAGGCAGGCATGCCATCACAAGCGAGGCCATGTAACAAAGCAGAATGGCGGACTAACGGATGCACGTGATATTTAAAAGAGGGAGCTCACTACCTGCATGGTTTCTTCCTCATTGAGAAGTTCGCTGGGGTGACACATGGCAAATATGGTCAGGTTGATGAAAGCACAAGCTGAGCCAATGTGGAAGTAATAAGGGAAGAGGCAACTCTGAATAAATCCAAATGTATGTTGTGAGAGATTGTTGCCCATCACAAAACCTGCAAGAACAAGTGGGGCGAACACAAAGGAACAAGGTTATTTAAATGATACAGATGCTAAAAATAATACcgtagctatttttttaaaaaaaccattggaTGCAAAATACAGTTTTGGATAATctcttctagcttcagactggcttatttccattttttattagGGTTTTCCACACTTGGTGGTTTTACcttcacatcatcatcatcatcattcagctGCTTGGTGTCTAGGAATATAGACTCGCCAATCCAGAAAGTACATATCCTTGCCGACCAGTGTTAATCCCTATTTGCCCAGCCTACATCTTGCTGCCAAGCTAAAGTAGCCCTTTTCCCCTTTCTAAATTCACTGCATATGCCAGTCCAGAGCAATCCCATTTCTCCCAATGTTGAATCCCTCCCTAAATAAATTAACTGTGATTAATTTGACCTTTAAGCATCTATGTGCAAAGAGTGGGGGTGTGGAATGGTCCCAACATACTGGCTATAAAAGTCACCCATATCTGCATTCCCCAGAAAGTTGAAAGGAAAACCAAATGGAGCACTTTCACTAAGGTCGGGGGATGAGCATCTGTGGACATGGTACTTCAAGAAGATAGTCGCTTGCAACTCCCTTGGCCAAACTTCAACTTGGGAGACTCTTGTTTTACCTGTTCAGACACACTGAGAGGCAAAAGAAAGTTATTTTAGCTTCAAAGTAGTCAGAAATGTCCTGTGCCCTCAAAATTAAAGTGTAATTGTCACATATGTGTTCTCTCACACCAGTATTCTTAGGGGTATATGTTTTGTATTGCTGCTGTGAAGGAGTTGAATTTAAATGGACCAGCTAATAGTGCTTAACGAAATTCTCAGCCAGTGCTCCCAAGAGAAAGCTACGGTATTCTGAGACATCTGCAAACAGTGGCACTTATAACCTCCCCTTTTGACTAGACTGATAAAAGGATGGCCAGGTCAGCTCACCATATGCCACCATAAAGCCAGGTGCAGGTTTTAAACGGCTTCGGGCAACATCTGGAACCATTGATGCCAATGAGCGTTTAACCACTGATTGCAGAGGGATGTGAGTTGCATTCTTAAAGACTTGGAACACAGACTTCTTCTTTATTCCTTTTCCCCCAGCATTTATTCCATGGTCTTTGGATTACAGTGGAGGGAAGCTTCTCTGTTACTTAAGGTAAATTCTGACCCCAGTCAATGCTGGGTAAAGTAGGTCTGGGATTAGCTCAAAGCAATTATTCCAGCCCACCAAAAATTAGGGCCACTTCCAGTGTCACAAATTTatgttgtagtccgaaaacagctggagacccaagtttgggaaaccctgctagaGGAAATGTTCCATGTGTGGTGGTTGCCATGTGAGGGGCACATCAATTATGGAGAAATTCTTTAAATgtccagagtgctttaacaaaGTGGATGCAAAGGGCATAATGTAAATTTTGGTATGGGCCCAAACCATTAGAATGGTGTGGGCTAGCAGAAACGCAAAGTCATACATCATTTGTATCTAGAAAAACACAAGCAGGAATGAAAATAATTATTCAGTAATTGTCTATAGCAGGTCCCACAGCCATCCTCCAATCACCTACCAAAAATACACTTGCCGTTACAGACCCTCAGGTGGTGAATCAACTACAAATGTAGATTCCGACTGACAGTTGCTCATCAAAGCCAATTGCTATAACAAGAGAGTCCATACCTGAATTTATTTGAAATGGTTTtacatggtttttattgtattgtgaaactGTTTTGAGAGGCTTCATGGGAAGTGACTCCTAAAATGTTGTTATGGATTGCAGCAACATGCTCCTTATTCCAAGCtgtaaaacattttcagcagggtaACACACATCCTGATCTGAACAGAATACTGCATAAAATATAGGAAGAGCAAACAAGGAGAGTAACAGGTTTTTTCCACTCCTTAAACTTCTAAGTACCTCAAGATGGGCAGTTTACTTTCATAGAAACACATAAGCTGACACTTGTCTTCCTCATCCCTTCACCCTGCAACACAAAAGGGAAACTCGGAGGCTAGTAAAAGACAAATACCGTTTTCCCCAAGGGATTCTCAGATAAATTGCAACTAGGAGTACAGTACATGAACAAGAACTCTGCATAAAGGAATCCCGCGATTATAAATTGCAGTCTTGATCCCCTTAGTAGGGTTAATACTGTCACGTCCCTTCAGTCTGAAATAATAATATCAGGTGCTGCAGCCGAGTAGGTGGCCAAAGACATTTCAAACGCGTTTTCAGCGACTAGCAAGCTGAAATATTAACTTCAAAACAAAACTTTCCTTACCACCGATGAATAACGTTGCACAAGTGCGTTTTTCA
The genomic region above belongs to Zootoca vivipara chromosome 7, rZooViv1.1, whole genome shotgun sequence and contains:
- the LOC118088235 gene encoding transmembrane protein 205-like produces the protein MSTDAHPPTLVKVLHLVFLSTFWGMQIWVTFIASFVMGNNLSQHTFGFIQSCLFPYYFHIGSACAFINLTIFAMCHPSELLNEEETMQITVFFICVIVAALNAQWFGQVTSDIMAEMHLIEQSYGLGEDAGWFQHKSFMRLRQLDSHYRELTSRLSIYRGFSSLCNLCCIACNGLSLYYMAAHLSTL